A part of Marinihelvus fidelis genomic DNA contains:
- a CDS encoding tetratricopeptide repeat protein, translating into MSLVAELKRRNVFKVAIAYAVTAWVLLQATEVVSDILELPAWAPKLILLILVVGFVPALIIAWAFELTPDGVKLESEVDRSQSVTRKTGRKLDFIIMALLGLSLAYFIWESRFKQAADMEVANPTPVTQGTPAEPAEPVRQVPTERAEANRNSIAVLPFANRSAEAADAYFTDGIHDDLLTQLSKIGEFSVISRTSVMEYRDTTKNLRDIAGELDVAHIMEGAVQRAGNRVRINVQLIDATTDEHLWAEIYDRELTTDNLFDIQSEIAIAIAGALSATLTDRELAAMSEAPTANVAAYELYLQARQLGFEQDQLSNQTALELAHEALRLDPEFKLAWVTLAEAQLTRYWWYSGGDPEMRGMARESINRARALDDDFPELFMAEGLYWYWGHLDYERAIYNFGQAIERAPNDAAAYYRLAWASRRGDQWEQTVDAYRQGLRLDPRIAHYWGDYGLTLTLLHRYDEAMAAHARARALEPDSHLLRALEALTVLQATGNTEAAIGLSTGAQHTTEWDNIDTYIAVRLAADRFEEALATIQKMDARMEVQRQLIALREDQAAQVYHFMGDFEASSAAADAAWFRLQGLRETLGEDYRILLAEARVSALRGEVGEPLQRRVTGALDAQPPDGVESKRVALEAARIYAMADMGDDAVSLLEPLFQPPSLVSVHTVGTDPAFDGIRESPAFIAMMERVQ; encoded by the coding sequence GTGAGCCTGGTCGCTGAACTCAAACGCCGCAACGTCTTCAAGGTCGCCATCGCCTATGCCGTCACGGCCTGGGTGCTGCTGCAGGCCACCGAGGTGGTCTCCGACATTCTTGAGTTGCCGGCCTGGGCGCCGAAACTGATCCTGCTGATCCTGGTGGTCGGGTTCGTGCCCGCACTGATCATCGCCTGGGCCTTCGAGCTGACGCCGGATGGCGTCAAGCTGGAAAGCGAAGTCGACCGGTCGCAATCGGTGACCCGCAAAACCGGCCGTAAACTCGACTTCATCATCATGGCCCTGCTGGGACTGTCACTGGCCTACTTCATCTGGGAATCCCGCTTTAAGCAGGCGGCTGATATGGAGGTCGCCAACCCCACCCCCGTGACACAAGGCACGCCGGCGGAACCGGCGGAACCGGTTCGCCAGGTGCCAACGGAACGGGCAGAAGCCAACCGCAACTCCATCGCCGTGCTGCCGTTCGCCAATCGCAGCGCTGAAGCCGCCGATGCCTATTTCACCGATGGCATTCATGACGACCTGCTCACCCAGCTGTCCAAGATCGGCGAGTTCAGCGTCATCTCTCGCACGTCGGTCATGGAATACCGCGACACCACCAAGAACCTGCGGGACATCGCCGGCGAACTGGATGTCGCCCACATCATGGAAGGCGCCGTGCAACGCGCCGGCAACCGGGTTCGTATCAATGTCCAGTTAATTGACGCGACCACCGACGAACACCTGTGGGCGGAAATCTACGACCGCGAACTGACCACCGACAACCTGTTCGACATCCAGTCCGAGATTGCCATCGCCATTGCCGGCGCACTGAGCGCGACGCTGACCGACCGCGAACTCGCCGCCATGTCGGAGGCACCGACTGCAAACGTGGCAGCCTACGAACTCTACTTGCAGGCACGGCAACTGGGTTTCGAGCAGGACCAGCTCAGCAACCAGACGGCGCTGGAACTGGCGCACGAGGCGCTGCGGCTCGACCCGGAGTTCAAACTGGCCTGGGTGACCCTGGCCGAAGCGCAGCTGACCCGGTACTGGTGGTACTCCGGTGGCGACCCTGAAATGCGAGGCATGGCCCGGGAGTCCATCAACAGGGCGCGCGCCCTCGACGATGACTTTCCGGAGTTGTTCATGGCCGAAGGACTCTACTGGTACTGGGGCCACCTGGATTACGAACGCGCCATTTACAACTTCGGCCAGGCGATTGAGCGCGCGCCCAACGACGCCGCCGCTTACTACCGTCTAGCCTGGGCATCGCGTCGGGGCGACCAGTGGGAACAAACGGTCGACGCCTATCGCCAGGGCTTGCGCCTGGACCCGCGGATCGCCCATTACTGGGGCGACTACGGCCTGACGCTGACACTGCTCCACCGCTATGACGAGGCAATGGCCGCCCACGCCAGGGCGCGCGCACTGGAGCCGGACAGCCATCTCCTGCGAGCGCTCGAGGCATTGACGGTTTTGCAAGCCACCGGGAACACTGAAGCGGCGATTGGCCTGTCAACCGGCGCCCAGCACACCACCGAATGGGACAACATCGACACCTATATTGCCGTACGACTGGCCGCCGACCGTTTTGAAGAGGCGTTGGCGACCATCCAGAAAATGGATGCACGGATGGAAGTGCAGCGCCAACTGATCGCGCTACGAGAAGACCAGGCCGCTCAGGTTTACCACTTCATGGGTGATTTCGAAGCGTCCAGCGCCGCAGCCGACGCGGCCTGGTTTCGACTGCAAGGCCTGCGCGAAACGCTGGGCGAGGATTACCGGATACTGCTGGCGGAAGCCCGTGTTTCGGCCTTGCGGGGTGAAGTCGGCGAGCCATTACAACGCCGGGTGACCGGCGCATTGGACGCACAACCCCCGGACGGCGTTGAAAGCAAACGCGTCGCCCTGGAAGCGGCCCGGATCTATGCCATGGCGGACATGGGTGATGATGCGGTCAGTCTGCTCGAGCCCCTGTTTCAGCCACCCAGCCTGGTGTCGGTTCACACCGTCGGCACGGACCCGGCCTTCGATGGCATCCGTGAATCGCCGGCGTTCATCGCGATGATGGAGCGGGTCCAATGA
- a CDS encoding tetratricopeptide repeat protein — MSLFVELKRRNVFKVSIAYAVVAWLVMQVADVVFDAIGTPPWVMQTLLVILAIGLLFAIFFAWAFEITPEGLKREKDVDRSQSITGRTGRKLDFAIIGLLVVALAYFIYESRFMDRAAEAPTGAQATDTATTGSDPVASAATAEPAIDASSIAVLPFANRSQREDDLFFTDGIHDDLLTQLAKIGGLKVISRTSVMQYKDTQKPIPEIAQELRVGTILEGGVQRAGNRIRINAQLIDVTHDQHLWAETFDREMSVENIFEIQSEITRQIVAAVRGELTEEEQRDLGQLPTDNMAAYEAYLKAQAALHRPDYVVDNYIEAGHWARQAVDLDPRFAQAWAILVETNGQSIWMGQDSSPARFEAAREALENAERLGPGLAETVAARAEYQYRVEQDFQAAAQTYARALAMRPGDAELLFRLAVAKRRTPDVEGALEAMRRAIELDPNNARVPTLLVETLGNMARFEEAEPMARDLIFRAPDAQDARATLAAIEMYSGRITEARATLEQVLPNAGATYYFALTELPYYENDFEKAVATWNSALVQRAVNSRGFMGHDYVGRAWAWRLLGQHETAVSEARKGIDVLRALEPTGTNHDAFEMTTLAELYALAGDHEAALAASARAVALMPKEQDFLYGSFMAQARVGTLALAGNREQALAELEQVLNSPYRPDNRAIWNDPRWDFMKDDPRFRALVAPDDAMDVSL, encoded by the coding sequence ATGAGCCTGTTTGTCGAGCTCAAACGCCGCAATGTTTTCAAGGTGAGCATCGCCTACGCGGTGGTGGCCTGGCTGGTCATGCAGGTGGCCGACGTGGTCTTCGACGCCATCGGCACGCCGCCGTGGGTGATGCAGACGCTGTTGGTGATCCTGGCCATCGGCCTGCTGTTCGCCATTTTCTTCGCCTGGGCCTTCGAGATCACCCCCGAGGGCCTGAAGCGCGAAAAGGATGTCGATCGCAGCCAGTCGATCACCGGCCGGACCGGCCGCAAGCTCGATTTCGCCATCATCGGGCTACTGGTCGTGGCGCTGGCGTACTTCATCTACGAGTCGCGTTTCATGGACCGCGCCGCAGAAGCGCCGACCGGCGCCCAGGCAACGGACACCGCAACCACCGGGAGCGATCCTGTCGCCAGCGCGGCAACCGCCGAGCCGGCCATCGACGCCAGTTCAATCGCCGTGCTGCCCTTCGCCAACCGCAGCCAGCGCGAAGATGACCTGTTTTTCACCGACGGCATTCACGACGACCTGCTCACGCAACTGGCCAAGATCGGCGGCCTGAAAGTCATCTCGCGCACATCGGTGATGCAGTACAAGGACACGCAGAAGCCGATACCGGAAATCGCGCAGGAGCTTCGTGTCGGCACCATCCTGGAAGGCGGCGTGCAGCGCGCCGGCAACCGCATCCGCATCAACGCCCAGCTGATCGACGTGACCCACGACCAGCACCTGTGGGCCGAGACGTTTGACCGCGAGATGTCGGTGGAGAACATCTTCGAGATCCAGTCGGAAATCACCCGCCAGATCGTCGCGGCGGTGCGCGGCGAACTGACCGAGGAAGAGCAGCGCGACCTGGGGCAGCTGCCCACGGACAACATGGCCGCCTACGAGGCCTACCTGAAGGCGCAGGCGGCGCTGCACCGGCCGGACTACGTTGTCGATAACTACATCGAGGCCGGGCACTGGGCCCGGCAGGCCGTGGACCTGGATCCCCGCTTTGCCCAGGCCTGGGCCATCCTGGTGGAAACCAACGGCCAGTCCATCTGGATGGGCCAGGACAGCAGCCCGGCACGTTTCGAAGCCGCGCGCGAGGCGCTGGAGAACGCCGAGCGGCTGGGCCCGGGCCTGGCCGAAACCGTTGCCGCCCGGGCCGAATACCAGTACCGGGTTGAGCAGGATTTCCAGGCCGCCGCGCAGACCTATGCGCGCGCACTGGCCATGCGCCCGGGCGACGCGGAACTGCTGTTCCGGCTGGCGGTCGCCAAGCGCCGGACCCCCGACGTGGAAGGCGCCCTGGAGGCCATGCGCCGCGCCATCGAACTGGATCCCAACAATGCCCGAGTGCCCACCCTGCTGGTGGAAACCCTGGGCAACATGGCGCGGTTCGAGGAGGCCGAGCCAATGGCCAGGGACTTGATCTTCCGGGCGCCGGACGCCCAGGATGCCAGGGCCACCCTCGCGGCCATCGAGATGTACAGCGGCCGGATCACCGAGGCGCGGGCAACGCTGGAACAGGTTTTGCCCAACGCCGGCGCCACTTACTACTTCGCACTGACAGAGCTGCCCTATTACGAGAACGACTTCGAAAAGGCCGTCGCGACCTGGAACTCGGCGCTGGTTCAACGCGCGGTGAACAGCCGCGGGTTCATGGGCCACGATTACGTTGGCCGGGCCTGGGCCTGGCGCCTGCTGGGCCAGCACGAAACGGCGGTCTCCGAGGCCCGAAAGGGCATCGACGTGCTGCGGGCGCTGGAACCCACCGGCACCAACCACGACGCCTTCGAAATGACCACCCTGGCCGAACTCTACGCCCTGGCGGGCGATCACGAAGCGGCGCTCGCGGCATCCGCGCGAGCCGTGGCCCTGATGCCGAAAGAGCAGGATTTCCTGTATGGCAGCTTCATGGCCCAGGCGCGTGTCGGCACACTGGCCCTGGCCGGTAATCGCGAGCAGGCTCTGGCCGAACTCGAGCAGGTACTCAACTCTCCCTACCGCCCTGACAACCGGGCGATCTGGAACGACCCCCGCTGGGACTTCATGAAAGACGACCCGCGTTTCCGCGCGCTGGTCGCGCCCGATGATGCAATGGATGTAAGCCTATGA
- a CDS encoding tetratricopeptide repeat protein: protein MNFLAELKRRNVFRAGIAYVLMGWVLLQGADFVLDLIGAPEWVIRALAVVIVVGLPITLFFAWAFEMTPEGLKRDHEVDRSQSITPQTGRKLDRAIIAFLAVALLLVLAERFFLAEPAPVPEQVTEATSEEEAGPPPDTGTSLAVLAFENMSPDPENEFFADGISEEILNVLSGLEDLRVIARTSAFSFKGSGATVAEIAGKLDVSHVLEGSVRRAGNRVRVTAQLIETNGESHLWSETYDRDLDDIFAVQDEIARAITRELQLQLTPEQENLLVAQPTDNLEAYNKYLQGRQLWHSRGPQNLQAAAILLQDAVELDPGFAEAWAALADTWLLIPEYSPTRTLETIPPARDAVNRALELKPGMPQALTTRAYIRFMYDFDWDNAARDFERAIELDPDYPTAQQWYGEYLAVRNRDTDAALAQFRKAAQMDPLAPVMWNVSGWVAAQAGRLEESNRYYERTLEIEPGFLATYANLTLNYIQLGEYEHAREMWVRAAALGEFDTEDGFNLIEAMHDPTARQAYIEGLATNPNWRSGAVDRAFVYMLLGEEERAMADLERGLEVGDPYAAHANRMTIYDPLRDDPRFQAYLAKMNLWPPED, encoded by the coding sequence ATGAACTTTCTCGCCGAACTCAAGCGCCGTAACGTATTCCGCGCGGGTATCGCCTACGTACTGATGGGATGGGTCCTGCTGCAGGGCGCCGACTTCGTTCTTGACCTGATCGGGGCACCTGAGTGGGTGATCCGGGCGCTCGCCGTGGTCATCGTGGTTGGCCTGCCGATTACGCTGTTTTTCGCCTGGGCGTTCGAAATGACGCCGGAAGGCCTGAAACGTGATCACGAGGTCGACCGGTCGCAGTCCATCACGCCGCAGACCGGCCGCAAACTGGACCGCGCCATTATCGCGTTCCTTGCCGTGGCGCTGTTGCTGGTGCTGGCTGAACGATTCTTCCTGGCGGAGCCCGCGCCCGTGCCCGAACAGGTGACAGAAGCCACGTCGGAGGAAGAAGCCGGGCCACCACCGGACACCGGCACGTCGCTGGCCGTCCTCGCCTTCGAGAACATGTCGCCAGACCCCGAAAACGAGTTTTTCGCCGACGGCATTTCGGAGGAGATTCTCAACGTGCTTTCCGGTCTCGAGGACCTGCGGGTGATCGCGCGTACGTCGGCTTTTTCGTTCAAGGGTTCGGGCGCCACAGTCGCGGAGATTGCCGGCAAGCTGGACGTCAGCCACGTCCTGGAAGGCAGCGTGCGGCGGGCCGGCAATCGCGTACGGGTCACCGCCCAGCTGATCGAAACGAACGGCGAATCACACCTCTGGTCCGAGACCTACGACCGCGATTTGGACGACATCTTCGCCGTGCAGGACGAGATCGCCCGCGCCATTACCCGAGAATTGCAGCTGCAACTCACCCCCGAGCAGGAAAATCTTCTGGTGGCGCAGCCCACGGACAACCTGGAGGCCTATAACAAGTACCTGCAGGGCCGCCAGTTGTGGCACAGCCGCGGCCCACAGAACCTGCAGGCGGCCGCCATCCTGTTGCAGGACGCGGTCGAACTCGACCCGGGCTTCGCCGAGGCCTGGGCCGCGCTGGCCGATACCTGGTTGCTGATCCCGGAATATTCCCCGACCCGCACACTGGAGACCATCCCGCCTGCCCGTGACGCCGTCAATCGGGCGCTGGAATTGAAACCCGGCATGCCCCAGGCCCTGACAACCCGGGCCTACATCCGGTTCATGTACGACTTCGACTGGGACAACGCGGCGCGGGACTTCGAGCGGGCCATCGAACTCGATCCCGACTACCCCACGGCACAGCAGTGGTATGGCGAGTACCTGGCGGTCCGAAACCGGGATACCGACGCGGCCCTGGCGCAGTTTCGCAAGGCCGCCCAGATGGATCCTCTGGCGCCGGTGATGTGGAACGTGTCCGGGTGGGTCGCCGCGCAGGCGGGCAGACTGGAGGAGAGCAACCGGTATTACGAGCGCACCCTCGAGATCGAACCCGGATTCCTGGCGACCTATGCCAACCTGACCCTTAACTATATCCAGCTGGGTGAATATGAACACGCCCGCGAGATGTGGGTGCGCGCAGCGGCCCTGGGTGAATTCGACACCGAAGACGGCTTCAATCTTATCGAAGCCATGCATGATCCCACGGCCAGGCAGGCCTACATCGAAGGCCTCGCGACCAACCCCAACTGGCGCAGCGGCGCGGTCGATCGTGCGTTCGTGTACATGCTGCTGGGCGAAGAGGAGCGGGCCATGGCGGACCTTGAGCGCGGTCTCGAAGTGGGTGACCCCTACGCCGCGCACGCCAACCGCATGACGATCTACGACCCGCTTCGCGACGATCCGCGCTTCCAGGCGTACCTGGCGAAAATGAACCTGTGGCCCCCAGAGGATTGA
- the aceB gene encoding malate synthase A: MSLATHEFEALQSPRAELEPVRDETLELLRAPTPDQQRILTPEALAFVGELVERFTPDLKRLLAERERRQARYDDGELPGFAPATALVRENDWSVAAIPEEVLDRRTEITGPVTRKMVVNALNSGAQVYMADFEDSTAPTWINIVAGQVNLFDAIRREIDFTSAEGKHYALNDETAVLMVRPRGLHLPERHLRFRGRPVPAALVDFGLYLFHNHGELARRGSRPYFYLPKLQHHTEAEWWNDVISFSERRLGLKPATIRVTILVETLPAVFQMHEILHALRDRALGLNCGRWDYIFSWIKTLRKHPDHVLPDRDAVSMTTPFLRAYSQLLIDTCHRRGAFAMGGMAAQVPIREDEQANAEALARVSADKQREAADGHDGTWVAHPALEPLAREAFDAVIHGDNQLGWRPAIEPISEAMLLAPCSGEITEAGVRRNVDVAVRYLAAWLRGNGCVAIHHLMEDAATAEIARAQLWQWAHHGVTLSNGRAVDHDWLDECFDDARRLLCADANILDIQAINCATALLKGMTRSYELGDFLTLPAYAQLGD; the protein is encoded by the coding sequence ATGAGCCTTGCCACTCATGAATTCGAAGCCCTGCAATCGCCGCGAGCCGAACTGGAGCCGGTCCGCGACGAGACGCTGGAACTGCTGCGCGCGCCCACGCCCGACCAACAACGCATCCTGACGCCGGAAGCGCTGGCCTTTGTCGGTGAGCTGGTCGAGCGTTTCACCCCGGACCTGAAGCGCCTGCTGGCCGAACGTGAGCGCCGCCAGGCGCGCTACGACGACGGCGAACTGCCCGGGTTCGCGCCGGCCACCGCGCTGGTGCGCGAAAACGACTGGTCGGTCGCGGCCATTCCCGAAGAAGTGCTGGATCGCCGCACCGAGATCACCGGTCCCGTCACCCGCAAGATGGTCGTCAACGCGTTGAACTCCGGCGCCCAGGTCTACATGGCGGATTTCGAGGATTCCACCGCGCCCACGTGGATCAACATCGTTGCCGGCCAGGTGAACCTGTTCGACGCCATTCGCCGGGAGATTGATTTCACCAGCGCCGAGGGCAAGCACTACGCGCTGAATGATGAAACCGCCGTGCTGATGGTGCGCCCGCGCGGCCTGCACCTGCCCGAGCGCCACCTGCGTTTCCGCGGCCGCCCGGTGCCGGCCGCGCTGGTCGATTTCGGCCTGTACCTGTTCCACAACCACGGTGAGCTGGCGCGCCGCGGCAGCCGGCCGTACTTCTACCTGCCGAAACTGCAGCACCACACCGAGGCCGAGTGGTGGAACGATGTGATCAGTTTCTCGGAACGTCGCTTAGGGTTAAAGCCCGCCACCATCCGCGTGACCATACTGGTCGAGACGCTGCCGGCGGTGTTCCAGATGCACGAGATCCTGCACGCACTGCGCGACCGCGCCCTGGGCCTGAACTGCGGCCGCTGGGACTACATCTTTTCCTGGATCAAGACGCTGCGGAAGCACCCGGACCACGTACTGCCTGATCGTGATGCGGTGAGCATGACAACGCCGTTCCTGCGCGCCTACTCGCAGCTGCTGATCGACACCTGCCACCGGCGCGGCGCCTTCGCCATGGGCGGCATGGCGGCGCAGGTGCCGATTCGCGAAGACGAGCAGGCCAATGCCGAAGCGCTGGCGCGCGTGTCAGCCGACAAGCAGCGCGAGGCCGCCGACGGCCACGACGGCACCTGGGTGGCCCATCCGGCGCTGGAGCCGCTGGCCCGCGAAGCCTTCGACGCGGTGATCCACGGCGACAACCAGCTGGGCTGGCGGCCGGCGATCGAGCCGATCAGCGAGGCCATGCTGCTGGCGCCCTGCAGCGGCGAGATCACCGAGGCCGGCGTGCGGCGCAACGTGGATGTGGCGGTGCGCTACCTGGCCGCCTGGCTGCGCGGCAACGGCTGTGTGGCCATTCACCACCTGATGGAAGACGCCGCCACGGCCGAAATCGCCCGCGCCCAGCTATGGCAGTGGGCACACCACGGCGTAACGCTGTCCAATGGACGAGCGGTCGACCACGACTGGCTGGATGAATGTTTCGATGACGCCCGGCGGCTGCTGTGCGCCGACGCGAACATCCTCGACATCCAGGCGATCAACTGCGCGACGGCATTGCTTAAGGGCATGACGCGCAGCTACGAACTGGGGGACTTCCTGACGTTGCCGGCGTACGCGCAGCTGGGGGACTAG
- a CDS encoding LysR family transcriptional regulator, with protein sequence MTDTTRHYYKGNSLKQLRAFCAVARAGSMTDAARELFLSQSAVSLQVKALEQQMGVELFERRGPNISLTPDGRKLMDMARPLVEGIDDLPQRFEHEVRGGADSGELVIAGGESAMTYILPDLLGRFQNDHRGIQVSLRNVGISEGLGLIRDDEADFAVGSMLDVPSDIAYTPMWSHAPMLIMPAGHPLAGQDDIQLADIAAHDLILPPRRLTTWRLVDRVFQQQGVPFNVALEVNGWGVIKRLVEAGLGLSIVSGVCVLDDDNLVARDMSAHFPRRDYGIVTRRGRHLPAPARAFLEAIQDTAPPRSPWEQEGHSSR encoded by the coding sequence ATGACCGACACCACCCGCCACTACTACAAGGGCAATTCGCTGAAACAACTGCGCGCCTTCTGCGCCGTCGCCCGCGCCGGCAGCATGACCGACGCGGCGCGCGAACTGTTCCTGAGCCAGTCGGCCGTGAGCCTGCAGGTCAAGGCGCTGGAACAACAAATGGGCGTGGAACTGTTCGAACGCCGCGGCCCCAACATCAGCCTGACACCGGACGGCCGCAAGCTGATGGACATGGCGCGGCCGCTGGTGGAAGGCATCGACGACCTGCCGCAGCGCTTCGAACACGAGGTCCGCGGCGGCGCGGATTCCGGCGAACTGGTGATCGCCGGCGGCGAATCGGCGATGACCTACATCCTGCCCGACCTTCTGGGCCGCTTCCAGAACGACCACCGCGGCATCCAGGTCAGCCTGCGCAACGTCGGCATCAGCGAGGGCCTGGGCCTGATCCGCGACGACGAGGCCGATTTCGCCGTTGGCTCTATGCTCGACGTGCCATCGGATATCGCCTACACGCCCATGTGGTCACATGCACCCATGCTGATCATGCCCGCCGGCCACCCGCTGGCCGGGCAAGACGACATCCAGCTGGCCGACATCGCCGCCCACGACCTGATCCTGCCACCCCGGCGCCTGACCACCTGGCGCCTGGTCGACCGCGTGTTCCAGCAGCAGGGCGTGCCCTTCAACGTGGCCCTGGAGGTCAACGGCTGGGGCGTCATCAAGCGCCTGGTGGAAGCCGGCCTGGGCCTGTCCATCGTCTCGGGCGTGTGCGTGCTGGACGACGACAACCTGGTCGCCCGCGACATGAGCGCCCACTTCCCCCGCCGCGACTACGGCATCGTCACCCGCCGCGGCCGCCACCTGCCGGCACCCGCCCGCGCCTTCCTGGAAGCCATCCAGGACACGGCGCCGCCGCGCTCACCGTGGGAGCAGGAGGGGCACTCCTCGCGCTAG
- a CDS encoding SGNH/GDSL hydrolase family protein — protein sequence MNRNYALALAIALALALNLVATGTAFGWTIEKIPETESANWPQTLETRATGRAVTNAETGEWLRQWPGTYFETAFSGDRVAFRIGAGDVILDVRVDDDAPVILGKPEPGLYQLTGLAPGDHRLRVDVASENQGWTTIFGGFFAGEGTRALPLPAREVQLEFIGDSHTVGYANRSWQRECDNDEVWATTATSRGIAPLAAAAFDADYQVNAISGRGVVRNYGGGDGDTLPQAYPYTLFDKTRAYTDATWSPAVIVIALGTNDFSTPLTDGEPWQDRAALREAYADRYMRFVLDLRERHPDAGFVLWIADRPEGEISTALQHVVDKLAVRGERRVEMVIVSDLEMTACHWHPGQADNQRVATALNGAIARQLAAAGSGNEDSKAAQLQQRLANNPATPWNVYGPGQVTEVLPGEGPQGFPAFRVDVQSKAANPWEIGTVNSIEKPIAKDDVIVVALWLRAPHLADGETTEIPSFGLSLSSPPYDGIAGNSATVTHQWQQFFATGTAGKNFSASELGLGVHLGNAARVIDLGPVRVFNLGPGADVSGLVGD from the coding sequence ATGAACCGGAACTACGCGCTCGCGCTCGCCATCGCTCTTGCCCTGGCCCTGAACCTCGTCGCCACCGGCACGGCGTTCGGCTGGACCATCGAAAAGATACCGGAAACCGAATCCGCGAACTGGCCGCAAACGCTGGAAACACGGGCCACCGGCCGCGCCGTCACGAACGCCGAGACCGGCGAATGGCTGCGCCAGTGGCCGGGCACTTATTTTGAAACGGCGTTCTCAGGCGACCGCGTGGCCTTCCGCATTGGCGCGGGCGATGTGATCCTGGACGTGCGTGTGGACGACGATGCCCCCGTCATTCTTGGCAAACCGGAACCCGGCCTGTATCAACTCACCGGCCTGGCCCCCGGCGACCACCGGCTGCGCGTCGATGTCGCCTCGGAGAACCAGGGCTGGACGACCATCTTTGGCGGTTTCTTCGCGGGCGAAGGCACCCGGGCGTTGCCGCTACCGGCCCGCGAGGTCCAGCTCGAGTTCATCGGTGACTCCCACACCGTCGGTTACGCCAACCGCTCCTGGCAGCGCGAGTGCGACAACGACGAGGTCTGGGCCACCACCGCCACCTCGCGCGGCATCGCCCCGCTGGCCGCCGCGGCATTCGACGCCGACTACCAGGTCAACGCCATTTCCGGCCGCGGCGTGGTCAGGAACTACGGCGGCGGTGACGGCGACACCCTCCCGCAGGCGTACCCGTACACGCTGTTCGACAAGACCAGGGCCTACACCGACGCCACCTGGTCACCAGCGGTCATCGTCATCGCGCTGGGCACCAATGATTTTTCAACGCCGCTCACCGATGGCGAACCCTGGCAAGACCGCGCGGCATTGCGCGAAGCCTACGCGGACCGCTACATGCGTTTCGTGCTGGATCTGCGCGAGCGTCATCCGGACGCGGGCTTCGTGCTCTGGATCGCCGACCGCCCCGAGGGCGAGATCAGCACCGCCCTGCAACACGTAGTCGACAAGCTGGCGGTGCGCGGCGAGCGCCGCGTGGAGATGGTCATCGTCAGCGACCTGGAAATGACCGCCTGCCACTGGCACCCCGGCCAGGCCGACAACCAGCGCGTGGCCACGGCGCTGAATGGCGCCATTGCCCGCCAGTTGGCCGCTGCCGGCTCGGGGAACGAAGACTCGAAAGCCGCTCAGCTACAGCAGCGCCTGGCCAACAATCCCGCCACCCCCTGGAACGTTTACGGCCCCGGCCAGGTGACCGAGGTCCTTCCCGGCGAAGGCCCCCAGGGCTTCCCGGCGTTCCGCGTCGATGTACAGTCGAAAGCCGCCAACCCCTGGGAAATCGGCACCGTCAACAGCATCGAAAAGCCCATCGCCAAAGACGATGTCATCGTCGTCGCCCTGTGGCTGCGCGCGCCACACCTTGCCGACGGCGAGACCACGGAGATCCCCAGCTTCGGCCTGAGCCTGTCCTCCCCGCCCTACGACGGCATCGCCGGCAATTCGGCCACCGTGACCCACCAGTGGCAACAGTTCTTCGCCACCGGCACCGCCGGCAAGAACTTCAGCGCCAGCGAACTGGGGCTGGGTGTCCACCTGGGCAACGCCGCCCGTGTCATCGACCTGGGGCCAGTGCGGGTGTTCAACCTGGGGCCGGGGGCGGATGTCAGCGGGTTGGTGGGGGACTAG
- a CDS encoding helix-turn-helix domain-containing protein, whose amino-acid sequence MPNYTTASITTALRNARKARGLSQRALGELTGVPQSHISRIEQGNVDLRVSSLVELARTLGLELALVPREALPAISAMTQSTATHDPRYRPGTMEARPAYSLDDDDTGDGD is encoded by the coding sequence ATGCCCAACTACACCACAGCGTCGATCACAACAGCGCTCAGGAACGCACGCAAAGCCCGGGGCCTGAGCCAGCGCGCCCTGGGCGAACTGACCGGCGTGCCCCAAAGCCACATCTCCCGGATCGAGCAGGGCAACGTCGACCTGCGCGTCTCCAGCCTGGTGGAACTCGCCCGCACACTGGGCCTTGAACTCGCACTGGTGCCACGCGAAGCCTTGCCCGCCATCAGCGCCATGACCCAAAGCACCGCGACGCATGACCCGCGCTATCGGCCCGGGACAATGGAGGCACGCCCCGCTTACAGCCTGGATGACGATGACACCGGCGATGGCGACTAG